A genomic stretch from Psilocybe cubensis strain MGC-MH-2018 chromosome 1, whole genome shotgun sequence includes:
- a CDS encoding UPF0654 protein C22G7.11c has translation MADTKNPGNVARGLKATIHNANVSEEAKENAAQRLAQMGEEVPGDFSSGAQSGNDTYKPDSDDLSGSRMRGTRSSASKANDEGLFSPSEIETDLDYAQGESVGEDVQHGGETNRVLGGYKATLKNPRVSNQAKQHAQEMLDDAEI, from the exons ATGGCTGACA CTAAGAACCCTGGAAACGTTGCGCGTGGTCTCAAGGCCACTATACACAACGCCAATGTCTCGGAAGAAGCAAAGGAAAACGCTGCTCAACGCCTCGCGCAAATGGGAGAAGAAGTTCCGGGTGATTTTTCCTCGGGCGCGCAATCGGGAAACGACACATACAAACCTGATTCCGATGATTTGAGTGGAAGTCGAATGcgag GGACTAGATCGTCGGCGTCGA AGGCCAATGACGAAGGCTTATTTTCACCATCCGAGATCGAGACAGATCTTGACTACGCTCAAGGTGAAAGTGTCGGCGAAGACGTCCAGCACGGTGGAGAAACCAACCGTGTCTTGGGAGGATACAAAGCTACTTTGAAGA ACCCTCGCGTATCGAATCAAGCCAAACAACATGCTCAAGAAATGCTGGATGATGCCGAGATCTAA
- a CDS encoding UPF0654 protein C22G7.11c translates to MAGTNDKNQDYVTRGLKAAIHNDNVSDEAKKNAAQRLKNMGSEVPSDFSSGGGRSGGTNFDDSRSLNPNQERGYKSVLSRDNTSNEAKDHARAMLAGDEPGYTDHDAEGDAVDVETSGKETNRVLGGYKATLKNPNVSDQAKQHAEDVLREACD, encoded by the exons ATGGCCGGAA CCAATGATAAGAACCAAGACTACGTCACTCGCGGGCTTAAAGCCGCTATTCACAACGACAACGTCTCCGATGAAGCGAAGAAAAATGCCGCACAGCGCCTCAAGAACATGGGCTCGGAAGTACCCTCTGATTTCAGCTCAGGTGGTGGCCGATCTGGAGGAACCAACTTTGACGATTCTAGAAGCCTGAATCCTAACCAGGAACGCG GTTACAAATCAGTTTTATCGA GAGACAATACGTCCAACGAAGCAAAGGACCATGCACGGGCGATGCTTGCGGGAGACGAGCCCGGTTACACTGATCACGATGCTGAAGGCGACGCAGTGGACGTGGAAACCAGCGGTAAAGAGACGAATCGCGTCTTAGGAGGCTACAAGGCAACCTTAAAGA ACCCAAATGTATCTGATCAAGCCAAGCAACACGCCGAGGACGTCTTGCGTGAGGCGTGTGATTAA